The segment GGTGATCGGCCTCTACATGCGTCTCAAGCTGGAGGAGTCGCCCGCCTTCCAGCAGCAGCTCGACGAACACGAGCAGAGCCTCGCCAAGGAGTCGGCGGGCACCGAGTTCCGGACCATCGTCAAGGAGCACTGGCGGGCCCTGCTCATCTGCATGGGACTCGTCCTGCTCTACAACGTCACCAACTACATGGTCACGGGCTTCCTGCCGACGTACCAGACGGAGACGCTCGGCCGCTCCAGCAGTTCCGCCGACGTCCTCGTGCTCGTGGGCATGGTGTGGATCGTGGTGCTGATCACCTTCCTCGGCAGGCTCAGCGACCGCGTCGGCCGGCGCCCGCTCTACGGCTACGCGGCCGCGGGGATGATCCTGCTCGCCGTGCCCTCCTTCGCCCTGATCAAGGCGGACGGGACCTGGCTGCCGATCCTCGGGGTGCTGATCCTGTCCACCCTGCTGGCGTGCTTCGCCGCGCCGAGCGCCGCGACGCTGCCCGCACTGTTCCCGACGGCCGTCCGGTACGCCGCCATGGGCATCGGCTTCAACTTCGCGGTCGCCGCGTTCGGCGGTACCACCCCGCTGGTCACGGAAGCGCTGGTGAGCCTCACCGGGAACGACATGATGCCCGCGTACTACCTCATGGCGGCCGGCGCCATCGGGCTGCTCACGGTCCGCCACCTCCCGGAGAGCGCCCAGGTGTCCCTGCGCGGCTCGCAGCCCATGGTGGGCTCGAAGAAGGAGCGTCGGGAGCTGATCGCCACCTCGCGGGAGCTGTACCGGGCCGGCCGGGAGATGTCCGGCCGCCGCTGAGCCGGCCCCGCGCTCCCTGTGTCCCTGTGCCCGGACGGTGCCCGTCTCCCTCGGGAGGCGGGCTTCCGGGTCAGCAGGCGTCGTACTTCCAGGCGTCGCCCTCCAGCGCCCACGGCTGCTTCGTCCGGTCGAACTTGGGCAGCCCCTCCACCTTGTAGGTCGCGAGACCCTTCTTGCCCGACACGTCGGCCCGGACCTCGCTCGCCAGGTGGTCGGGCCCGTAGTCCGTCTTCGCCTGCCGCAGGACGCCCGCGTACGCGTCCTTGGTGACCTTCTCGGCGCAGCGCGCGGACAGCATGGCGTACGCGGTGTCGGCGTCCCCGGCGAAGTAGGCGGCGGTGTAGACGGCGACGGCGGCCTCGAGGTCGTCGCCCTCGTGCTCGGCGGGAACGCTGACGGTGGGTTCGGCGGACGGCGTCCCGTCGTCGCGGGCGGCCGGGGCTTCGTCGGACGAGGAGCAGGCGCTGAGCGCGCCGAGGAGCAGGGCCGCGATGGCGATGGTCGCGCGAGTGCGCATGGTGGTCGTCCCCCCTGGACAGTGATGTCTGCGGGACGATGCTGCCACGCCAGGGCAGGTCAGGGCTTCGGGGGGTGTGGTTTCGGCGGCGCCCTGTGACCGGGCCGCCACGAGGACGTGACAGTCGGGCGCGGTGTCCGCGGTGTGCGCGGTGGAGGGCGGCCGTGGGCGGGAAGCGGTGTGACGCCGCACGGCGCGGGTGCCCTCCTGGCAGGATGGCGGCATGGAACGCGTACTCGGAATCGGCGGATACTTCCTGCGGGCGGCCGACCCCGTCGCCCTGAGCGCCTGGTACCGCGACTGCCTGGGGCTGGAGGCCGACGAACACGGCCTGTGGCGGCAGGAGCCGGGACCGACGGTGTTCGCGGCGTTTGAGTCCGACACGGACTACTTCGGCTCCCGGTCGCAGCGGACGATGCTCAACTTCCGGGTCCGCGACCTGGACGCGATGCTCGCGCAGCTGCGCGCCGCGGGCGCGGAGGTGGCCGCGGGGACGCAGGACATGGAGGGGGTCGGCCGGTTCGGCTGGGTCACCGATCCCGAGGGGAACCGCGTCGAACTGTGGCAGCCCGCCTGACACCGGTTCCGGGCGGCTGTCGCGGACACTGGAGAGCAGGAGACGGGAGACCGATCATGCTGACCGCAGTGCGCGCACAACTCGGCGGGGCGCTGTTCCGCCGCGTCGCCGGCCCCGACGGACCCGCCACCCGGGCCCGCATCCACGAGACCCCCGGTCCGCGCTGGTTCGCGCCGGACCGGCCGATCCGCACCGTCCACGGTGACGCGTCGATGTT is part of the Streptomyces asoensis genome and harbors:
- a CDS encoding VOC family protein, whose translation is MERVLGIGGYFLRAADPVALSAWYRDCLGLEADEHGLWRQEPGPTVFAAFESDTDYFGSRSQRTMLNFRVRDLDAMLAQLRAAGAEVAAGTQDMEGVGRFGWVTDPEGNRVELWQPA
- a CDS encoding MFS transporter, whose translation is MADASTDGQPGPAGSGKSEIAGLPAQVRQDLTRRLKRNKRPFRDDDVQVVERPLLRRAVGASALGNCMEWFDFGVYSYLAATLGKVFFPGASPAAQVISSFATFAAAFVVRPLGGLVFGPLGDRLGRQKVLATTMIMMAAGTFAIGLIPSYATIGIAAPVLLLLARMVQGFSTGGEYGGATTFVAEYSPDRRRGFLSSWLDFGTFVGYALGSALVTALNLALSDAQMLSWGWRVPFLIAGPLGVIGLYMRLKLEESPAFQQQLDEHEQSLAKESAGTEFRTIVKEHWRALLICMGLVLLYNVTNYMVTGFLPTYQTETLGRSSSSADVLVLVGMVWIVVLITFLGRLSDRVGRRPLYGYAAAGMILLAVPSFALIKADGTWLPILGVLILSTLLACFAAPSAATLPALFPTAVRYAAMGIGFNFAVAAFGGTTPLVTEALVSLTGNDMMPAYYLMAAGAIGLLTVRHLPESAQVSLRGSQPMVGSKKERRELIATSRELYRAGREMSGRR